In Candidatus Rokuibacteriota bacterium, one DNA window encodes the following:
- a CDS encoding AAA family ATPase has translation MGETQVRTVGELRRSGYRARSVKQELRENLIARLRRSEPLFPGIVGYDESVVPQVENAILSGQDIVFLGERGQAKTRMARLLVGLLDEAMPAVAGCEINDDPFAPICAACRARLAEQGDAAGLVWLPRDRRYGEKLATPDITIADLIGEVDPIKVAEGRYLADELTIHYGLLPRTNRGIFVINELPDLAERIQVGLLNVMEERDVQIRGYKVRLPLDLFVVASANPEDYTNRGRIITPLKDRFGSQIRTHYPKRLGDEIAIMEAERTAFPTDGFQTVTPKYMKEVLAELTHLARRAPEISQRSGVSVRVSICNWENLLSNALKRAIRLGEHEAAPRVSDLGAVVASTSGKIELETVGEATEEKLLGKLVQRAVLNVFNRCFGSGELDEVVAAFKEGLAITVSDGMPSSEYVRQIAELRPLQAAVRKLGATDPAGTAAALEFVLEGLHLSRRLNKDIQAGHSRYRG, from the coding sequence ATGGGCGAGACGCAGGTGCGCACGGTCGGAGAGCTGAGGCGGAGCGGCTACCGCGCGCGGTCGGTCAAGCAGGAGCTGCGCGAGAACCTGATCGCTCGGCTCCGGCGGAGCGAGCCGCTCTTCCCCGGCATCGTCGGCTACGACGAGAGTGTCGTGCCGCAGGTCGAGAACGCCATCCTGAGCGGCCAGGACATCGTCTTCCTGGGTGAGCGGGGCCAGGCCAAGACGCGCATGGCGCGCCTCCTCGTCGGCCTGCTGGACGAGGCGATGCCGGCGGTGGCCGGATGCGAAATCAACGACGACCCCTTCGCGCCCATCTGCGCGGCGTGCCGGGCGCGCCTCGCTGAGCAGGGCGACGCGGCCGGGCTCGTCTGGCTGCCGCGCGACCGCCGCTACGGTGAGAAGCTGGCGACCCCCGATATCACGATCGCGGACCTCATCGGCGAGGTGGACCCGATCAAGGTCGCCGAGGGGCGCTACCTCGCCGACGAGCTGACCATCCACTACGGCCTCCTGCCGCGGACGAACCGCGGCATCTTCGTCATCAACGAGCTGCCCGACCTCGCGGAGCGGATCCAGGTGGGCCTCCTCAACGTCATGGAGGAGCGCGACGTCCAGATCCGCGGCTACAAGGTCCGCCTGCCGCTGGACCTCTTCGTGGTGGCGAGCGCCAACCCCGAGGACTACACCAACCGCGGCCGCATCATCACCCCGCTCAAGGATCGGTTCGGCTCCCAGATCCGCACCCACTACCCGAAGCGGCTCGGCGACGAGATCGCGATCATGGAGGCCGAGCGCACCGCCTTCCCGACGGACGGCTTCCAGACCGTCACTCCCAAGTACATGAAGGAGGTGCTGGCGGAGCTGACGCACCTGGCGCGGCGGGCCCCCGAGATCAGCCAGCGTTCCGGCGTCTCGGTGCGGGTGAGCATCTGCAACTGGGAGAACCTGCTCTCCAACGCTCTCAAGCGCGCGATTCGGCTCGGTGAGCACGAAGCCGCCCCGCGGGTGAGCGATCTCGGCGCCGTCGTCGCCTCCACCAGCGGCAAGATCGAGCTGGAGACTGTGGGCGAGGCCACCGAGGAGAAACTGCTCGGCAAGCTGGTCCAGCGCGCCGTGCTCAACGTCTTCAACCGCTGCTTCGGCTCGGGGGAGCTGGACGAAGTTGTCGCCGCGTTCAAGGAGGGGCTCGCGATCACCGTGTCGGACGGCATGCCGTCGAGCGAGTACGTCCGTCAGATCGCCGAGCTCCGCCCGCTCCAGGCGGCCGTGAGGAAGCTCGGCGCCACCGATCCGGCCGGCACCGCTGCCGCCCTCGAGTTCGTCCTCGAGGGGTTGCACCTGAGCCGCCGGCTCAACAAGGACATCCAGGCCGGCCACTCCCGTTACCGGGGCTGA